In Daphnia pulicaria isolate SC F1-1A chromosome 5, SC_F0-13Bv2, whole genome shotgun sequence, a single genomic region encodes these proteins:
- the LOC124341099 gene encoding protein SMG9-like, translating to MKEQLASVVLRKKKNKQMSQPETNSSSRGKSRREGGKQSLYKPSRDERDRSGYGSNYRGKNRQSANVDIAPPTILLKTRANETRSLSPVHQVKTSVSGENLSRNAFKIPARKDDSDNTATVIMTAPVKLLSEDLAFQDSLHEFLTDNPDFLVVGCVGLQWSGKSSVLSHLAASNCRTIVKQTMFSIATSHLQMKGLTGTIGLDAYVTEDRVIWLDCQPLLSAAIAEREIVANYSKDTYKENLPKLESSCVGTSMEVQSLQLLSFLYCICHILIVVQDSLGDPNLIRLLQTAEMLKPNLASEDSVVDHMPHLVTIYNRAQPSDLVPEMLKQTHKFYKMAFKKSRLQISSEQFSDSFKTDDGANFVSLLDWTSANDQWTSYEETIPQLKAKLLALPRHSFGPAGLTEKSWFSFAIKAWEAVRKSTLMMEYARLLQ from the exons ATGAAAGAACAACTTGCGTCAGTCGTgctgcgaaaaaagaaaaacaaacaaatgtcgCAGCCTGAGACGAATTCATCTTCTCGAGGGAAAAGTCGAAGAGAAGGAGGAAAACAGTCTTTGTACAAACCATCACGAGATGAAAGAGATCGTTCAGGATATGGCTCAAATTATCGTGGTAAAAATAGGCAATCTGCTAACGTCGATATCGCTCCTCCTAcgatccttttgaaaacaagagCCAACGAAACTAGAAGCTTGTCACCTGTGCATCAAGTAAAAACATCGGTTAGCGGTGAAAATTTGAGCAGAAACGCATTCAAGATTCCTGCTAGAAAAGATGATTCTGACAATACAGCCACAGTTATCATGACAGCACCTGTCAAGCTTCTCAGTGAAGACTTGGCCTTTCAAGATTCTCTCCATGAATTCCTTACAGATAATCCAGATTTTCTGGTGGTTGGTTGTGTTGGTCTACAGTGGTCAGGAAAATCATCTGTTCTCTCACACCTAGCAGCATCAAA TTGTAGGACCATCGTCAAACAAACCATGTTCTCCATTGCTACATCACATCTGCAAATGAAAGGCTTGACGGGGACAATAGGCTTGGATGCTTATGTGACTGAAGATCGTGTAATCTGGTTAGACTGCCAACCATTACTCTCTGCTGCAATTGCAGAAAGAGAAATTGTTGCAAACTACTCCAA gGATACCTATAAGGAAAATCTCCCAAAGCTGGAATCATCCTGTGTGGGAACATCAATGGAGGTTCAATCCCTACAATTGTTGTCATTTCTTTACTGCATTTGCCACATCCTTATAGTGGTGCAAGATTCTCTTGGAGATCCCAACCTAATCAG GTTACTTCAAACCGCTGAAATGCTGAAGCCTAATTTGGCTAGCGAAGATTCTGTTGTCGATCATATGCCTCACCTGGTGACGATCTACAATCGAGCCCAACCGAGTGATCTTGTCCCAGAGATGCTGAAACAGACTcacaaattttataaaatggcTTTCAAGAAATCGAGGCTTCAGATCTCTAGCGAACAATTCAGTGACTCATTCAAAACGGATGATGGCGCCAATTTTGTCTCGTTACTCGACTGGACCTCGGCAAACGATCAATGGACGAGCTACGAGGAAACTATTCCACAATTGAAAGCGAAGCTGCTAGCCCTTCCTAGACATTCATTTGGACCTGCCGGATTAACGGAAAAATCATG GTTTTCCTTTGCCATTAAAGCCTGGGAAGCAGTCAGGAAATCAACACTAATGATGGAATACGCTCGTTTGTTACAGTGA
- the LOC124341324 gene encoding ATP synthase subunit C lysine N-methyltransferase-like yields MESKNTAKTDCGCDPYLLSLVETNQGQESTVRKSSKTGLLLASLTGGAAIILSAVCFPFVSPALRRVVLPYVPASTQQVENVMKALAKSHAGGRKLIDLGSGDGRIVLAAGQKGFQSHGVELNTVLVLYSKLTAWRNRITNATFSRQDLFKVDYTKYNNIVIFGVEEMMPELEQLFERSLKSSSQVIACRFPLPNWKPSHVIGEGIDTVWVYEV; encoded by the exons ATGGAAAGCAAAAACACTGCCAAAACAGATTGCGGATGTGATCCTTACCTTCTATCCTTAGTGGAAACCAATCAGGGACAAGAAAGTACAGTAAGGAAATCGAGTAAAACTGGTCTTTTACTGGCGTCCCTCACTGGAGGTGCCGCTATTATTCTAAGTgctgtttgttttcctttcgttTCCCCTGCTTTGAGACGA GTTGTCTTGCCCTATGTTCCAGCAAGCACACAACAAGTTGAAAATGTGATGAAAGCTCTTGCAAAAAGCCATGCAGGAGGAAGAAAGTTGATTGATCTTGGCAGTGGAGATGGAAGAATA GTTTTGGCCGCAGGGCAAAAGGGCTTCCAAAGTCATGGGGTTGAACTCAACACTGTACTTGTTCTCTATTCCAAGTTGACTGCTTGGAGAAACAGAATTACAAATGCAACCTTTAGCAGACAG GATTTATTCAAAGTAGATTACACAAAATATAACAACATTGTCatctttggtgttgaagaaatg atgcCAGAATTAGAGCAATTGTTTGAGAGATCTTTGAAATCTTCGAGCCAAGTCATTGCGTGTAGGTTTCCTCTGCCAAACTGGAAACCTTCACACGTCATCGGTGAAGGGATCGACACAGTTTGGGTATACGAAGTGTGA
- the LOC124340807 gene encoding structural maintenance of chromosomes protein 1A-like isoform X2 codes for MAKLRSNLKYIEVENFKSYLGFQRIGPLKNFSAVIGPNGSGKSNFMDAVSFVMGEKTQTLRVKRLADLIHGASINKAVSNSAKVSAIFELEDKTELKFTRLVSHGSSEHRFNDETVNSSRYFAELEKLGINVKAKNFLVFQGAVENIAMKNPKERTALFEEISGSGALKEDYDRLKADMLKAEEDTQFTLQKKKGIAAERKEARMEKEEAEKYQKLREDLAEQQVIFYLFKLFHCEQDIKTAREDITKKQQELGKVERRKEKAEEILREKKKEHTKIGKELAKMEQDIREIESEINKKRPTFIKAKERVTHMQKKLEAAQKSLTQARKANDAHAEDIDQLEKELTEVDKRREEYETELQSESQSQGRSVHLEEEQVAQYHRLKEEAGRQSARYLQELDSVNREQKSDQDKLDNESRVRGEIENQLRQRQHELEETQKRSDKLMEHIRTTETALEEQIKLQRDLTSEVEQSKNQIDTLQSKLDGISKNLGEAKVDKHEDARRRKKQEIVENFKRLYRGVYDRIINMCHPVHQRFNIPVTKLLGKYMEAIVVDTEETARNCIQYLKEQMLEPETFLPLNYLKAKPLKERLRVIKDPLNVRLLYDVLQYDPPEIKKAVLFVTNNALVCDTQEDAMKVAYEMEDGDRYDAVALDGTFYQKSGLISGGSRDLEKKAARWNDKQLSALKSNKEKLSEELREAMKKSRKESELHTVNCTVKGLDSRHRYALADREKTAKQIEQLMREIAKLEEKLRNFAPATDEIEKIMRERDATIQNVKERMNRVEDTVFAEFCSQIGVANIRQYEERELRTQQERAKKRLDFENQKNRILNQLEFERSRDTQTNVERWERSVSDDEEELERAKQAEQKQMSEIDKEMKKLEEIKSTRMCKKNDLDNMDEDMALARRDMGAVAKDLQNIQKSITSMEAKIDQKRSERHSILKQSKMEDIVIPMSRGNMEDIEQDGNATESMNSESVTTGGSDSVSTPQNSQTIYEREERIVVDYSDLPDKYKDLFEADEVRREGDRLQRHVNELSNTIQRIQAPNMRAMQKLDLAREKLHETNEEFEKARVKTKKAKQAFERVKKERFDLFMSCFEHVSNEIDGIYKSLAKNQSAQAFLGPENPEEPYLDGINYNCVAPGKRFQPMSNLSGGEKTVAALALLFAIHSYQPAPFFVLDEIDAALDNTNISKVAGFIKTQTANLQTIVISLKEEFYSHADALIGVCPDPGECLISKMLLLDLTEYPPHTFEETQR; via the exons ATGGCCAAATTAAGGTCCAACCTAAAGTATATAGAGGTCGAAAATTTCAAGTCCTATCTAGGCTTTCAACGTATTGGACCTTTGAAGAACTTCTCGGCAGTAATTGGTCCAAATGGCTCAG GAAAATCCAATTTCATGGATGCTGTTAGTTTTGTTATGGGTGAGAAGACACAGACGCTCAGAGTGAAAAGACTTGCCGATCTTATTCATGGAGCTTCCATTAACAAAGCTGTGTCTAATTCTGCCAAAGTTTCAGCTATTTTCGAGCTCGAAGATAAAACTGAGCTCAAATTCACAAGacttgtttcacatggttcatCTGAACACAGGTTCAATGACGAG acAGTGAATTCTTCAAGATATTTTGCTGAGTTGGAGAAATTAGGCATCAATGTAAAAGCCAAGAATTTTTTAGTGTTCCAAGGAGCTGTTGAAAATATTGCAATGAAGAACCCTAAAGAAAGGACTGCGCTATTTGAAGAAATCTCAGGTTCTGGTGCTTTGAAAGAAGATTATGATAGATTGAAAGCAGATATGTTGAAGGCAGAAGAAGACACTCAGTTTACTctgcagaagaagaaaggtaTTGCTGCTGAGAGAAAAGAGGCTAGaatggagaaagaagaagccgaAAAGTACCAAAAACTTCGCGAAGATCTTGCCGAACAACAAGTTATATTCTACCTATTTAAGCTGTTTCATTGTGAGCAAGATATAAAAACTGCCAGGGAAGACataaccaaaaaacaacaagaactTGGAAAGGTCGAGAGACGTAAAGAAAAAGCAGAGGAGATCttaagggagaagaagaaggaacacACAAAAATCGGAAAAGAACTTGcaaa GATGGAACAAGACATTCGTGAGATCGAGTcggaaatcaacaaaaaacgacCGACCTTCATCAAAGCCAAAGAGCGAGTAACGCACATGCAGAAAAAATTGGAAGCCGCTCAGAAATCACTTACTCAGGCCAGGAAAGCGAATGATGCCCACGCGGAAGACATCGATCAGCTTGAGAAAGAACTAACCGAAGTTGACAAGCGGAGAGAAGAGTATGAAACAGAATTGCAGTCTGAGAGCCAGAGTCAAGGTCGCAGCGTCCATTTGGAGGAAGAACAGGTTGCTCAGTACCACCGGTTGAAGGAAGAGGCCGGAAGACAATCAGCGCGTTATCTTCAAGAACTCGACTCGGTTAATCGCGAGCAGAAATCTGACCAGGATAAACTGGACAATGAGTCGCGTGTTCGAGGCGAGATTGAAAACCAATTGCGCCAACGACAACACGAGCTGGAAGAAACTCAAAAACGGTCCGACAAATTAATGGAACACATTCGAACGACGGAAACGGCCCTGGAAGAGCAGATAAAACTGCAACGCGATCTGACAAGCGAAGTCGAACAGTCCAAGAACCAGATCGATACGCTACAAAGCAAGTTGGACGGTATCTCAAAGAATCTGGGCGAAGCGAAAGTCGACAAACATGAAGACGCGCGTCGCCGTAAAAAGCAAGAAATTGTCGAAAATTTTAAGCGTCTCTACCGTGGCGTTTACGATCGAATCATTAACATGTGCCACCCTGTTCACCAACGTTTCAATATTCCCGTCACTAAGCTGCTCGGCAAGTACATGGAAGCCATCGTGGTCGACACAGAAGAAACGGCTAGAAACTGCATCCAGTATCTCAAAGAGCAAATGTTGGAACCAGAAACTTTTCTTCCTCTAAACTATCTAAAG GCGAAACCATTGAAGGAGCGACTTCGTGTCATCAAGGATCCTCTCAACGTGCGTCTGCTTTACGATGTGTTGCAGTACGACCCGCCCGAGATCAAGAAAGCAGTTTTGTTCGTTACCAATAACGCGCTGGTTTGCGACACGCAAGAAGACGCCATGAAAGTGGCGTACGAAATGGAAGACGGTGATCGTTACGACGCTGTTGCCCTGGACGGCACATTTTACCAGAAATCTGGTCTTATTTCTGGCGGCTCTCG GGATTTGGAGAAAAAGGCTGCCCGCTGGAACGACAAGCAGCTCAGTGCCCTGAAATCCAACAAAGAGAAACTGAGTGAAGAATTGCGAGAAGCTATGAAGAAGTCGAGGAAGGAATCTGAACTCCATACCGTCAACTGTACTGTCAAAG GTTTGGATTCTAGGCATCGCTATGCATTGGCTGATCGTGAAAAAACTGCCAAACAAATTGAGCAGTTAATGAGAGAAATTGCGAAACTGgaagaaaaattgagaaattttgCGCCGGCAACAGACGAAATCGAGAAAATCATGCGCGAAAGGGACGCCACTATCCAGAACGTCAAAGAACGTATGAACCGTGTAGAAGACACTGTTTTTGCCGAATTTTGCTCTCAAATCGGCGTGGCTAACATCCGCCAGTATGAAGAACGGGAACTCAG GACACAACAAGAGCGAGCCAAGAAGCGCCTCGACTTTGAAAACCAGAAGAATCGTATCCTCAACCAGCTGGAATTCGAGCGTTCCCGAGACACACAAA CTAATGTGGAACGGTGGGAGCGGTCTGTGAGTGACGACGAAGAGGAACTTGAAAGAGCCAAACAGgccgaacaaaaacaaatgagtGAAATtgataaagaaatgaaaaagttgGAAGAAATTAAATCGACCCGAATGTGCAAAAAGAACGACTTGGACAATATGGATGAAGACATGGCCTTG GCTCGCCGAGATATGGGAGCAGTAGCAAAAGACCTGCAGAACATTCAGAAGTCTATCACCAGTATGGAAGCGAAAATtgatcaaaaaagaagtgaaaGGCACAGCATTTTGAAGCAATCGAAG ATGGAAGATATCGTTATTCCAATGTCGCGCGGTAACATGGAAGACATCGAGCAAGATGGTAATGCTACCGAAAGTATGAATAGCGAATCTGTCACAACCGGTGGTAGCGATTCAGTTAGCACTCCACAAAACTCTCAAACGATATATGAGCGAGAAGAGAG AATTGTTGTCGATTACTCTGACCTACCTGACAAGTATAAAGATCTTTTTGAAGCGGACGAAGTACGCCGTGAAGGCGATCGCCTACAACGTCACGTGAACGAGTTGAGCAATACTATCCAGCGTATTCAAGCCCCAAATATGCGg GCTATGCAAAAATTGGACttggcgagagaaaagttacaCGAGACAAACGAAGAGTTTGAAAAGGCTCGCGTCAAAACCAAGAAAGCTAAACAGGCGTTTGAGAGAGTAAAAAAAGAGCGCTTTGATCTCTTTATGTCTTGTTTTGAGCACGTTTCCAATGAAATCGATGGCATTTATAAG TCGTTGGCCAAGAACCAGTCTGCTCAAGCCTTTTTAGGTCCAGAAAATCCAGAAGAACCTTACCTTGATGGAATCAATTACAATTGTGTCGCTCCGGGCAAACGTTTCCAACCCATGTCTAATCTTTCCGGAGGAGAAAAGACCGTTGCGGCTTTGGCATTGCTATTCGCCATTCACAG cTATCAACCAGCTCCTTTCTTCGTACTGGATGAGATCGACGCAGCTTTGGATAACACAAACATCAGTAAAGTAGCTGGGTTCATTAAAACACAAACAGCCAACTTGCAAACTATCGTTATTTCtttgaaagaagaattttACAGCCATGCTGATGCGCTCATTGGAGTTTGCCCTGAC CCTGGGGAGTGCCTCATCAGCAAAATGCTTCTCCTGGATCTTACCGAATACCCGCCGCACACGTTTGAAGAGACTCAACGCTAA
- the LOC124340807 gene encoding structural maintenance of chromosomes protein 1A-like isoform X1, producing the protein MAKLRSNLKYIEVENFKSYLGFQRIGPLKNFSAVIGPNGSGKSNFMDAVSFVMGEKTQTLRVKRLADLIHGASINKAVSNSAKVSAIFELEDKTELKFTRLVSHGSSEHRFNDETVNSSRYFAELEKLGINVKAKNFLVFQGAVENIAMKNPKERTALFEEISGSGALKEDYDRLKADMLKAEEDTQFTLQKKKGIAAERKEARMEKEEAEKYQKLREDLAEQQVIFYLFKLFHCEQDIKTAREDITKKQQELGKVERRKEKAEEILREKKKEHTKIGKELAKMEQDIREIESEINKKRPTFIKAKERVTHMQKKLEAAQKSLTQARKANDAHAEDIDQLEKELTEVDKRREEYETELQSESQSQGRSVHLEEEQVAQYHRLKEEAGRQSARYLQELDSVNREQKSDQDKLDNESRVRGEIENQLRQRQHELEETQKRSDKLMEHIRTTETALEEQIKLQRDLTSEVEQSKNQIDTLQSKLDGISKNLGEAKVDKHEDARRRKKQEIVENFKRLYRGVYDRIINMCHPVHQRFNIPVTKLLGKYMEAIVVDTEETARNCIQYLKEQMLEPETFLPLNYLKAKPLKERLRVIKDPLNVRLLYDVLQYDPPEIKKAVLFVTNNALVCDTQEDAMKVAYEMEDGDRYDAVALDGTFYQKSGLISGGSRDLEKKAARWNDKQLSALKSNKEKLSEELREAMKKSRKESELHTVNCTVKGLDSRHRYALADREKTAKQIEQLMREIAKLEEKLRNFAPATDEIEKIMRERDATIQNVKERMNRVEDTVFAEFCSQIGVANIRQYEERELRLHTWTQQERAKKRLDFENQKNRILNQLEFERSRDTQTNVERWERSVSDDEEELERAKQAEQKQMSEIDKEMKKLEEIKSTRMCKKNDLDNMDEDMALARRDMGAVAKDLQNIQKSITSMEAKIDQKRSERHSILKQSKMEDIVIPMSRGNMEDIEQDGNATESMNSESVTTGGSDSVSTPQNSQTIYEREERIVVDYSDLPDKYKDLFEADEVRREGDRLQRHVNELSNTIQRIQAPNMRAMQKLDLAREKLHETNEEFEKARVKTKKAKQAFERVKKERFDLFMSCFEHVSNEIDGIYKSLAKNQSAQAFLGPENPEEPYLDGINYNCVAPGKRFQPMSNLSGGEKTVAALALLFAIHSYQPAPFFVLDEIDAALDNTNISKVAGFIKTQTANLQTIVISLKEEFYSHADALIGVCPDPGECLISKMLLLDLTEYPPHTFEETQR; encoded by the exons ATGGCCAAATTAAGGTCCAACCTAAAGTATATAGAGGTCGAAAATTTCAAGTCCTATCTAGGCTTTCAACGTATTGGACCTTTGAAGAACTTCTCGGCAGTAATTGGTCCAAATGGCTCAG GAAAATCCAATTTCATGGATGCTGTTAGTTTTGTTATGGGTGAGAAGACACAGACGCTCAGAGTGAAAAGACTTGCCGATCTTATTCATGGAGCTTCCATTAACAAAGCTGTGTCTAATTCTGCCAAAGTTTCAGCTATTTTCGAGCTCGAAGATAAAACTGAGCTCAAATTCACAAGacttgtttcacatggttcatCTGAACACAGGTTCAATGACGAG acAGTGAATTCTTCAAGATATTTTGCTGAGTTGGAGAAATTAGGCATCAATGTAAAAGCCAAGAATTTTTTAGTGTTCCAAGGAGCTGTTGAAAATATTGCAATGAAGAACCCTAAAGAAAGGACTGCGCTATTTGAAGAAATCTCAGGTTCTGGTGCTTTGAAAGAAGATTATGATAGATTGAAAGCAGATATGTTGAAGGCAGAAGAAGACACTCAGTTTACTctgcagaagaagaaaggtaTTGCTGCTGAGAGAAAAGAGGCTAGaatggagaaagaagaagccgaAAAGTACCAAAAACTTCGCGAAGATCTTGCCGAACAACAAGTTATATTCTACCTATTTAAGCTGTTTCATTGTGAGCAAGATATAAAAACTGCCAGGGAAGACataaccaaaaaacaacaagaactTGGAAAGGTCGAGAGACGTAAAGAAAAAGCAGAGGAGATCttaagggagaagaagaaggaacacACAAAAATCGGAAAAGAACTTGcaaa GATGGAACAAGACATTCGTGAGATCGAGTcggaaatcaacaaaaaacgacCGACCTTCATCAAAGCCAAAGAGCGAGTAACGCACATGCAGAAAAAATTGGAAGCCGCTCAGAAATCACTTACTCAGGCCAGGAAAGCGAATGATGCCCACGCGGAAGACATCGATCAGCTTGAGAAAGAACTAACCGAAGTTGACAAGCGGAGAGAAGAGTATGAAACAGAATTGCAGTCTGAGAGCCAGAGTCAAGGTCGCAGCGTCCATTTGGAGGAAGAACAGGTTGCTCAGTACCACCGGTTGAAGGAAGAGGCCGGAAGACAATCAGCGCGTTATCTTCAAGAACTCGACTCGGTTAATCGCGAGCAGAAATCTGACCAGGATAAACTGGACAATGAGTCGCGTGTTCGAGGCGAGATTGAAAACCAATTGCGCCAACGACAACACGAGCTGGAAGAAACTCAAAAACGGTCCGACAAATTAATGGAACACATTCGAACGACGGAAACGGCCCTGGAAGAGCAGATAAAACTGCAACGCGATCTGACAAGCGAAGTCGAACAGTCCAAGAACCAGATCGATACGCTACAAAGCAAGTTGGACGGTATCTCAAAGAATCTGGGCGAAGCGAAAGTCGACAAACATGAAGACGCGCGTCGCCGTAAAAAGCAAGAAATTGTCGAAAATTTTAAGCGTCTCTACCGTGGCGTTTACGATCGAATCATTAACATGTGCCACCCTGTTCACCAACGTTTCAATATTCCCGTCACTAAGCTGCTCGGCAAGTACATGGAAGCCATCGTGGTCGACACAGAAGAAACGGCTAGAAACTGCATCCAGTATCTCAAAGAGCAAATGTTGGAACCAGAAACTTTTCTTCCTCTAAACTATCTAAAG GCGAAACCATTGAAGGAGCGACTTCGTGTCATCAAGGATCCTCTCAACGTGCGTCTGCTTTACGATGTGTTGCAGTACGACCCGCCCGAGATCAAGAAAGCAGTTTTGTTCGTTACCAATAACGCGCTGGTTTGCGACACGCAAGAAGACGCCATGAAAGTGGCGTACGAAATGGAAGACGGTGATCGTTACGACGCTGTTGCCCTGGACGGCACATTTTACCAGAAATCTGGTCTTATTTCTGGCGGCTCTCG GGATTTGGAGAAAAAGGCTGCCCGCTGGAACGACAAGCAGCTCAGTGCCCTGAAATCCAACAAAGAGAAACTGAGTGAAGAATTGCGAGAAGCTATGAAGAAGTCGAGGAAGGAATCTGAACTCCATACCGTCAACTGTACTGTCAAAG GTTTGGATTCTAGGCATCGCTATGCATTGGCTGATCGTGAAAAAACTGCCAAACAAATTGAGCAGTTAATGAGAGAAATTGCGAAACTGgaagaaaaattgagaaattttgCGCCGGCAACAGACGAAATCGAGAAAATCATGCGCGAAAGGGACGCCACTATCCAGAACGTCAAAGAACGTATGAACCGTGTAGAAGACACTGTTTTTGCCGAATTTTGCTCTCAAATCGGCGTGGCTAACATCCGCCAGTATGAAGAACGGGAACTCAG GCTCCATACATG GACACAACAAGAGCGAGCCAAGAAGCGCCTCGACTTTGAAAACCAGAAGAATCGTATCCTCAACCAGCTGGAATTCGAGCGTTCCCGAGACACACAAA CTAATGTGGAACGGTGGGAGCGGTCTGTGAGTGACGACGAAGAGGAACTTGAAAGAGCCAAACAGgccgaacaaaaacaaatgagtGAAATtgataaagaaatgaaaaagttgGAAGAAATTAAATCGACCCGAATGTGCAAAAAGAACGACTTGGACAATATGGATGAAGACATGGCCTTG GCTCGCCGAGATATGGGAGCAGTAGCAAAAGACCTGCAGAACATTCAGAAGTCTATCACCAGTATGGAAGCGAAAATtgatcaaaaaagaagtgaaaGGCACAGCATTTTGAAGCAATCGAAG ATGGAAGATATCGTTATTCCAATGTCGCGCGGTAACATGGAAGACATCGAGCAAGATGGTAATGCTACCGAAAGTATGAATAGCGAATCTGTCACAACCGGTGGTAGCGATTCAGTTAGCACTCCACAAAACTCTCAAACGATATATGAGCGAGAAGAGAG AATTGTTGTCGATTACTCTGACCTACCTGACAAGTATAAAGATCTTTTTGAAGCGGACGAAGTACGCCGTGAAGGCGATCGCCTACAACGTCACGTGAACGAGTTGAGCAATACTATCCAGCGTATTCAAGCCCCAAATATGCGg GCTATGCAAAAATTGGACttggcgagagaaaagttacaCGAGACAAACGAAGAGTTTGAAAAGGCTCGCGTCAAAACCAAGAAAGCTAAACAGGCGTTTGAGAGAGTAAAAAAAGAGCGCTTTGATCTCTTTATGTCTTGTTTTGAGCACGTTTCCAATGAAATCGATGGCATTTATAAG TCGTTGGCCAAGAACCAGTCTGCTCAAGCCTTTTTAGGTCCAGAAAATCCAGAAGAACCTTACCTTGATGGAATCAATTACAATTGTGTCGCTCCGGGCAAACGTTTCCAACCCATGTCTAATCTTTCCGGAGGAGAAAAGACCGTTGCGGCTTTGGCATTGCTATTCGCCATTCACAG cTATCAACCAGCTCCTTTCTTCGTACTGGATGAGATCGACGCAGCTTTGGATAACACAAACATCAGTAAAGTAGCTGGGTTCATTAAAACACAAACAGCCAACTTGCAAACTATCGTTATTTCtttgaaagaagaattttACAGCCATGCTGATGCGCTCATTGGAGTTTGCCCTGAC CCTGGGGAGTGCCTCATCAGCAAAATGCTTCTCCTGGATCTTACCGAATACCCGCCGCACACGTTTGAAGAGACTCAACGCTAA